A genomic region of Acidimicrobiia bacterium contains the following coding sequences:
- a CDS encoding glucose 1-dehydrogenase, which produces MDTTGTSLDDLTLRDRVAIVTGAGRGIGAEIAVTFAAAGADTALVARSADQLDDVAERVRAHGRRALVLPGDVNDLAFLAAIVARTVAELGGVDVVVNNAGGSVSHRFLDTRVEQLEASFHFNVSVPFELTRLAVPQMLTAGRRRGGGVAGGRDAGAEATNGRGGCVVNIGSVAGVKAARGSLVHSTTKAALAQLTRVMAADLAPRVRVNAVLPGAVETDALRGFLERMDPSVREHMRDRTPMRRNGTPRDIAAAVLFLASPAASWITGKLLEVDGAAGDDLVPKAIPDY; this is translated from the coding sequence GTGGACACGACGGGAACGAGCCTCGACGACCTCACGCTGCGCGACCGCGTCGCGATCGTGACGGGCGCCGGACGCGGCATCGGCGCCGAGATCGCCGTCACGTTCGCGGCCGCGGGCGCGGACACTGCCCTCGTCGCCCGCTCCGCCGACCAGCTCGACGACGTCGCCGAGCGTGTCCGCGCGCACGGGCGCCGCGCGCTGGTGCTGCCCGGCGACGTGAACGACCTCGCGTTCCTGGCCGCGATCGTCGCTCGTACGGTCGCGGAGCTGGGCGGTGTCGACGTGGTCGTCAACAACGCGGGCGGTTCGGTGTCGCACCGGTTCCTCGACACACGGGTCGAACAGCTCGAGGCGTCGTTCCACTTCAACGTCTCGGTCCCGTTCGAGCTCACGCGCCTCGCCGTTCCTCAGATGCTGACAGCGGGTCGGAGGCGAGGCGGAGGCGTGGCCGGAGGCCGGGACGCCGGAGCCGAGGCGACCAATGGACGTGGAGGCTGCGTCGTCAACATCGGGTCGGTCGCGGGGGTGAAGGCCGCCCGCGGGTCGCTGGTGCACTCGACGACGAAGGCTGCGCTGGCGCAGCTCACGCGCGTGATGGCCGCCGACCTCGCGCCACGCGTACGCGTCAACGCGGTGCTGCCGGGCGCGGTCGAGACCGACGCGCTGCGGGGGTTCCTCGAGCGGATGGATCCGTCGGTGCGTGAGCACATGCGCGACCGCACGCCGATGCGACGCAACGGCACGCCGCGTGACATCGCGGCCGCGGTGCTGTTCCTGGCGTCGCCTGCGGCGAGCTGGATCACGGGCAAGCTGCTCGAGGTGGACGGCGCCGCGGGCGACGACCTCGTCCCGAAGGCCATCCCGGACTACTGA